The genomic window CCAAAGTAGAACATATCGTTGCTTCCGGTCAGGTGAGTGGTCAGAGAGGCATTGGAGGTGTATTTGGGGAAATAAACTTTACTTCAGAAGCAAATTATATTCTTTCATTCACCAATGTTGAAGTCGTGGAGGGAGAAAAAAATGTTGGAGGTGTAACGGGTGTTTTCTACAACAACTCATTCATAAGACATGCCTATGCAGTAGGAACTGTAAAAGGTGCTTCTGATATTGGTCCGATTGTAGGAGCAGGTCATCTCGCTAACGCTGATAAACTATGTGTTATAGAAAATAGCTACTGGGATAAAGAAACGACAGGATTAACCACTCAAGAAGCAGTAGAAGACGAAAGAGGACTAACAACGGCTCAGTTTTCTGATGCCACGAATTTTCCGGATTGGGATTTTGATCAAGTATTTGAGGTCGCAACGCATTCATATGATTCCCAACAGCGACCTTATTTTAAGTGGTTAAATCAAGTGCGTTTGTTGGTTTATAACCCTCAGACTAATGTTGGGTCTACCACAGGGCAGGGTAGATACACAAAAAATGAGGTAGTAGAATTGGCGGCTATTCCCAATAGTGCGTCCGTAGAATTTTCTCATTGGATTCATCAAGAAGAAGAGGTAAGCACATTGCCAACTATTGAGGTAACGATGGATCAACCAAAATTATATCAACCATTATTTGAAGCAACTACTTACATTATTACCACATCACCTTCTCAAAGAGGAACAATTATTCCAGAAACTGCAGAAGTGACGGAAGATAGCGAAGTGACATTTACGATCACTCCAAATTTAGGCTATGAGATCAAAGAAGTATTGATTAATGGTGAATCTATTGGAGCGGTATATGATTTTTCGTTAAGTGGTATTACGCAAGATACGCATATTGAAATGCTATTTGATCCGATCGCTTATAGTATTCCAGAAGGGGAAGGAACGGAGACAAATCCTTATCTGATATCAACTTTAGAAGAACTTCGTTGGGTATCGGAAGGAGATACTACTTCTGAGGTAGGAGAAGGACAACGTTGGAGGTACTATTTTCAACTCATAAGAAATATTGATGTGGCCGATTCCAAAAATTGGCATGCTGGTAAAGGTTTTAAACCACTAGGAAATTTGGACAAGCCATTTAGAGGTCATTTCGATGGACAAGGATACACACTAGAAAATATATTTATAAATAAGCCTTCAGAGCGCTATTTGGGTGTTTTTGGTTATGGTTCGGAAGGAGCAAGCATCAAAAATATGAAGGTACAGAACATTGATATTACCGGTGACCGATATTTAGGAGGACTTATTGGAAAGGCAGATAATATGATTATTGAACACGTTTCTGCTGAAGGCGAATTGAAAGGAGCAAGAATATTAGGAGGTATCGTTGGTGATTTAAACCAAGGTGCTCAACTTTCTTATGCCACCTCTTTTGTCGACATCTTAATACCAGATGATGAACGTAACACTGGCGGTATTGCGGGTACAGCCTACAATAGTGCAACAATTGCTCAATCTTATGCTGTTGGTTTAGTGACGGGTGGATCAAATACAGGAGGCATTGTTGGAAATGGACATTCTAATATTGTTGTCACAAATAGTTATTGGGATAAAGAAACCACAGGTCAGACAAGGTCTCATAATTCAGAAGATACTTTTGGTAAGAGTACAAGTGAATTTGAAAACGAAAGTACTTTTGCCGGTTGGGATTTTACTTCTACTTGGAGAATCATCACCAATGAAGAATGTGATGAACATCCCAGACCCTATTTATCGATGCATTATTTAACGAAAGTGATGGCCTATGCGAATAGGAGTCATTGGGGAACGGTAAACGGAAATGGCGCTTATGAAAGTGGTGAAGAGGTAAGACTTCAGGCAGCAGCAAATAATGGATTTTACTTTATAGAATGGCAAAAAGGAGGAGAGTTCTTAACAGACAGCCAAAACGTTACGATTACTGTAGGTGAAAATGATGAACATTTTGTGGCTGTATTTGGGGCGACTCAGTATGAAATAGATGTAGAACATTCCGAAAACGGAAAGGTAGTTCCGGGTTCCACGGTGGTAAATCATTTAGACGATATCACTTTTCAATTTATTCCAGATGAAGGTTACGATGTAGATTATGCAATCATCAATAACGATACAATCCGAGGTATTTACGAATATACTTTCCAAGCGGTCACTCACGGTCATGTAATCTTTGTACAGTTCAAAGAATACGAACCTTTTATCTATACAATTCCTGCTATCGCTGGAGATGGTGGTTCAATTGCGCCAGAATTGGGAAGAGTAGAAGAAGGACAGGATATAGAATTCATTATCACTCCAATTGCAGGATATATAGTTGAAGATGTATTTGTAAACGGACAATCCATGGGACCTCTAACCTCTTATGTATTTGAGGAAGTATGGGATAATCATACGATTTCAGCATCATTTAGAAGGGATGATATTAATTCAATAGATGATAGAATAGGCTATATTAAAGCTTATCCCAACCCTGTTCAATCGAGGTTAACCTTGGAAGTGAAAAATCAGAGTCGTATTCAATTAGTTGATGTTTACGGCAGGGTAATGATCGATCAAGAATATCCAATAGGGACACATCAAATGGACCTATCAAAGTGCACTAACGGAATTTATTTACTGATCGTAGATGGTCAGTATTATACAAAAATTAAAAAATTTTAAACGTGAAAAGCAATCTAATCTTAACGCTATTGGTCAGTATATTCTTGACCTCTCACAGTTATGCTCAAAAAAAGCAGCCGAACTTTTTAATTATAGTAGCTGATGACTTGGGTTATGGAGATTTAGGAGTGTATGGTGCTAAAGATGTTCTTTCTCCAAACATCGATAAACTGGCCAAAGAAGGTACTCAGTATACCAATTTTCATACAACATCTTCGGTGTGCTCGCCGTCAAGAGCCTCGATGTACACAGGTAAAACACCCGATTTGGTAGGTGTTCCTGGTGTAGTGAGAGTGAATGAAAGTAACTCTTTTGGGTACTTCGATCCATCGGCAACAACGATAATGGATCTTCTAAAAGAAAAAACATCTTATGAGACTTCTCTCATAGGAAAATGGCATTTGGGACATCAATCGCCTAACCTTCCCAACGATAGAGGGTTCGACTTTTTCCATGGATGGTTAGTAGGTATGACGGATTATTACGAACATATCAGATACAAGCAAAATTGGATGAGAAAAAATCAGGAAGAACTAGATACAAAAGGTCATGTAACTGATTTATTTACCGATTGGGCATTAGATTATTTGGATCAAGATAGAAAAGACCCTTTTATGATGTTCTTGACTTATACAGCACCTCACTCTCCTTTACAACCTCCTGCTGATTACTTGGAGAAAGTGATGAAAAGAGAAAAAGGCATTAGCGAAAAACGTGCAAAATATGTAGCCTTAATTGAGCATATGGACAAGAGAATTGGTGATGTTGTAGCTAAGCTGAAAGAAAAAGGAGAGTTGGACAATACGGTGATCATGTTCTTATCTGATAATGGAGGAGCATTAAACCACGGGGCCAATAACGGTGAGTTTAAAGGACAAAAAGGAGATTTATACGAAGGAGGTTTAAGAGTTCCTTTTATTGTTCGATGGAACGAAATCGAGAATAAAGGGAAAGCTTCGGATGCTTATGTATCGATAACAGATATCTTTCCAACAGTAGCGAGAATTGCAGGAGTATCTTACGAAGAAGAACTTTCTGGAATTGATCAAACCAACTTGTTTAAGAAAGGAGAAATACAAAAAGAAGATCGTGTAGACATTGCTGTGAGAAGAGGAAACAGAAGTAATTGTGTAGACGGAAGTGTCTTCTATAGCGTTCAGAAAAATGGATGGAAGTATGTTCAAAATTCAGCCTGCGAACCTTATGTTTTTTATAACATGAACAAGGATAAAAATGAGCAGCATCCTATTCCAGCTGAAGACCTAAAGAAAAAGATGAAGAACTTCGATAAAATATTAAGAAAACATATTGTAAACTCAGGGAAAACTCCTTGGGCGAAATAGACTCAATTGGAATTCGATAAAAGAGACAGCATTTTGCTGTCTTTTTTTGTGTTCATTTAAAAACGGAGGGATAATGCTAAAAACTGTCCTCACGTTCTCTAATCGATGTTTTTTAGATATATATCCCCTTTTATTTTCAAGATATAACCCCTTTTTCGGGGTATTTTCCCTCTACATTTGTAAGGTGATCAAACACAAAAGATGGACGCATCTTGAAAAATATTGAAATGGATTTTTTAGCAAATTAAAAGCAAAGATCAGTTATGAGATTTGGACAAAATAAAATATTATTACTTCTTTTTATGATGATAGGGTGGCAGCTTTCTGCTCAGACTATCGAACAAAAGATTACAGCAGATTGGAAGTTTGCACAAGCCGACAGAAAGGAGTGGTTGGACGCAAAAGTACCTGGATGTGTACACACCGATCTTTTGAGACATAAAAAAATAGCTGACCCATTTTTTGGTGAGAACGAAAAGAAGGTGCAATGGATCGATAAAAAAGATTGGATCTATAAAACATCATTTAATAACTCCATAGAAGATACTCAAAAGCAAGAATTAATTTTTGAAGGACTAGATACGTATGCAGATGTTTATTTAAACGATAAAAAGATCTTATCTGCAGATAACATGTTTAGATCTTGGACAGTAGATGTTTCACACATCATTAAAAAAGGGAAAAACGAAATAAAGATCTATTTCCATTCTCCAATTAAAAAAGGAACCCCACTTTGGGATGCCGTAGGTTACCCATTGTATGCAATTAACGACGATGCTAAAACAGGCAACACTGGAGATAGAAAACTTTCGGTAATGACACGTAAAGCTGGTTATCATTACGGTTGGGACTGGGGTCCACGTTTAGTTACTTCAGGTATTTATCGTCCGATTACTTTAAAATCATGGAAAAACTCACGTATTGATAACATTCGTTACACTCAATCGAACATCACTGCCAAAAATGTAGATGTAAAAACAGAGGTAAATATTAAGTCGGTAATTCCTGGAAATATAGAAGTAGTTATTCTAGATGCAGTGAAGGGAAAGAAATATGCATCAGAATTTTATAATGTAAAAGAGGGAGATCAAACGCTTGCTTTAGACTTTAAAATCAAGAATCCTAAGTTATGGTGGTCGAATGGATTAGGTGATCAACATTTATATCCTATCAAAGTACAGATCAAATCAGATGGACAGCTTTTAGATGAGAATGTACAAAACATTGGTATTCGTACGGTAGAGTTAGTTACTGAAAAAGATCAAATCGGAGAATCATTTAAAATTAGATTGAATGGTCATGATATTTTCATGAAAGGAACCAACTACATCCCTGGAGATATGTTCTTGGATAGAGTTTCTGATGAAAAAATGGAGGAAACGATCAAAGCTTGTGCAGATGCTAACATGAACATGATTCGTGTTTGGGGCGGTGGTACATATGAAAAAGATTTGTTCTACGACCTTTGCGATAAATACGGTTTATTGGTTTGGCAAGACTTTATGTTCGCTTGTTCACTGTATCCTGGTGATGAAGCATTTGTAGAAAATGTAAAACAGGAAGTAAAAGACAATGTGATTCGTTTGAGAAATCACCCTTCTTTAGCCATGTGGTGTGGTAATAACGAAATTGAGTGGGCATGGTTCGGATGGGGCATCCAAAAGGAATTGAACTTATCGGAAGCAGATTCTACAAAAATTATCAACGATTACTTCAGATTATTTACCAAAGAAATTCCAGATGTTTTACATCAACACGATGATAAAGATTACTGGGCTTCTTCTCCTTACTTTAGAAAATATGGCGACCATTTGGAAACAAAAGGCGACCGTCACCTATGGGATGTCTGGAAAGGTCCAAAACCAATGGACTACTACAAAACGCACGTACCTAGATTTATGAGTGAGTACGGTTACCAATCGTTCCCAGAAGTACAAGTAATGAAAAAGTACGTGAAAGAGGATGAGGTGAATCTTTGGTCGAAAGGCATGAGAAATCATCAAAAAGCTAAATATGGCAACAAGCGTATCATGAAAAACTTGACAAGAGAGTTTGGTATCGACGGTAAAGATTTTGAGAAGTTCACTTATATCTCTCAATTATATCAAGGATACGATCTAAAATTTGCCATTGAAACGCACAGAAGAAACATGCCTCACTGTATGGGATCGTTGTATTGGCAAGTAAACGATTGTTGGCCGGTAGCATCGTGGGCATCGATTGATTATGAAGGAAATTGGAAATCGGCACATTATAGAATTCAAGATGCTTACAAGAATAAAATTTCTACGGTTTCATTAGACGAAGGAGTGTACAATATCTATGTAGTATCTGATGAATTAAAAGACGAATCTGCAGAATTGAAAGTACAAGTGCTAGACTTTGATGGAAATACAGTATTAGAACAAAAGAAGAAAGTGGCTCTTAAGGCAAACACTTCATCATTGGCTCATTCCATTAAAGCAGAAGACTTACCAGAACAAAAAAATAACCTTGTGATGGTAACGACGCTTACACAAAAGAATAAAATCATCCATCGTAACGAATTCTATTCTGTAAAATCAAAAGATTTGGCGTTGAGCAAAGATTACGATTTACAGAAAGAAGTAACCGCTAATAGCGATGGAAGTTATACCATCAAGTTATCATCAAATAAGTTGTTGAGAGGTGTGAGAGTGAATAGTAAAGACCACTCTGGCTGTTTAACTGATAATTATTTCGACCTTCTTCCAAGAGAAGTGAAAGTGATTAATTGGGTGCCTTCAAAAGAGAGTAACACTAATGTTTCATTCGACTTTCATACACTAAACGACGAGCAAAAGACCAATTTATAAGCTTAGCAAACTATCATTTATTAAGTCAAAGGGGAGGAAATGTGTGACTACTGACAAAGTTTACTCCTCCCCGCTTTAAAAAGTAAAGTAATGAAAGAAAGATTTTTAAAAATATTGATCTTCGGAATGACCCTCCTCTCGGGTAGTGTTTTTGCTCAGCAGAAATACAATATTGTGATGATCATGACAGATGACCAAGGGTATGGAGACCTTGGGGTGACTGGCAATCCATACATCTCCACACCTAATATCGACGCATTAGCAGAAGAGAATATTACTTTAAACCATTATTATGTAAATGCCGTTTGTGCACCCACAAGAGCTAGTTTTTTAACAGGTAGACACAATTTGGCTACAGGAGTAAATTGGGTGACACGCCGTAAAGAAGTGATGAACGAAAGTGAGGTCACTATCGCAGAGTTGTTCAAAACAGCAGATTATAAAACAGGATTATTCGGAAAATGGCATAATGGATCTACATATCCTCATAACCCTGTTGGGCAGGGATTTGATGATTTCTTAGGTTTCTGTGCAGGACACTGGAATAATTATTTTGATGCTGAATTAGAAACTGAAACAGGTGATTTTGTAAAAACAGAAGGCTACATCTCTGATGTGTTAACCGATAGAGCTATCGAATTTATTGATAAAAATAAAGAAGAACCCTTCTTATGCTTCATTCCTTACAATGCTCCTCATGCACCTTTCCAAGTAGCAGATAAGTATTATGATAAATATGCTGAAATGGGGTTGGACGAAAGAACGGCTGCTGTTTATGGTATGTGTGAGAATATCGACGATAACGTAGGACGTTTGATTACACATTTGAAAGAGAACAACCTTTGGGAAAATACCATTTTTATCTATACAACTGATAACGGACCGAATGGTGATAGATATAATGCAGAAATGAAAGGGAAAAAAGCCACTGTTCACGAAGGCGGTGTGCGAGTACCAATGTACATGAGAATCCCTGGTTATGGAAAAGTAGAAATTGACGAATTAACTGCTCATATCGACATATTTCCTACATTGGCGGCCTTATGTGGTGTAAAAGTCCCTGAAAATTTAGATATTCACGGTCTAAATATTTCACCTTTATTGAAAGGCGATTCTAACAACTTCGATAAACGATCAATCTTCACTCACAATCAACCATGGCATTTCGCTGAAGCTCCTGCAGGTGCTGTTCGTACAGAACAATATCGTCTGGTTTTTAGCAAAGACAATGATACGACCCTATATGATTTAAATGTAGATCCAAGTCAGTTAAAGGATATTAGAAATGATCATCCTGAAGTAACAAACCAACTTGCAGCTGATTATCATCAATGGTTTATGAATGTAACTCCTAATGGTAAAGAACCTAAAGCAGAACGTATACAATTGGGACACGATAAAAGTCCTAAAACAATTCTTGAAGCAGTAGACGGAACTACTAAAAATAAGGTAAGATATCAAGGAAAAGGTTGGTCTAACGATTGGGCTAGAAATTTCAAAAACAAGAAAGGTGTCATCCAATGGGATGTAAAAGTGGTAGAAGAAGGAGATTATGCTATTCAAATGTTGTATAGCTGTTCTGACGAATTTAAAGGATTTAAAATTTTCGTTGAAGCAGGCGAGCAACATACCACAAGAATCATGGATAAAGCATTTGAAACTCAAGTGGTAGAAATGCCAGACCGTGAAGCAAGAACAGAAATGAATGAATATACATGGGGAACTTTAAAATTAGGTAAACTTCATCTGAAAAAAGGCAAACACACCATCAAGGTACGTGTGAGTAATGATATTCAACCGAATAATAACTTCAGACTGAAGCAGCTAATTGTAAAAAAAAACCAACAATCTTAAATCATCATGAAACTACTAACTAAAATATCAATAATTCTTCTGATTTGTTCCACTAGCTTATTTGCTCAAAAATCGGAGAAACCAAATATAATTATCATCAATATGGATGATATGGGCTATGCTGATCTTAGCTGTTATCCGGGATCGAAAAACAGTACCCCAAATATGGATGCCTTATCAGCTGAAGGAACAACGTTTACGAACTTCTACGCAGGTTCGAATATTTGTTCTCCTTCCCGTGCTGCCTTGCTAACAGGTATGTACCCTCCAAGAGCCGGTGTGCCTAAAGTGTATTTGAATACTCCAAAAGGCATTAGCTTTAAACTAACTACAATGGCTGAAATGTTGAAGGATAATGGGTATGAAACAGCTATTGTTGGTAAATGGCACTTAGGACATTATCCAGAGTTTTTACCTACCAACCATGGTTTCAATTACTTCTACGGTTTGCCTTTTTCTCACGATTTAAAAGTGGATGGTAAACTGCCTTTCTACGAAAGAAACGAAGTGATCGAATACAATCCAGATATCTCGATGTTAACCGCTAGATACACGATGAAGGCAGTAGAGTTTATCAAAGAAAATAAAGATGAGCCATTCTTCTTGTATTTAGCCCACAACATGCCACACACTCCTTTAGCGGCTTCTGCTAAGTTTAAAGGAAAATCAAATAATGGATTGTATGGTGATGTGATTATGGAAATCGATTGGTCGATTGGTGAAGTGATCTCCACACTAAAAGAATTAGGATTAGAAGAGAATACGCTTGTTGTTATATCATCTGATAATGGCCCTTCATTAAAACAAGGTGATGGTTCTGGAAATGCCGGCAATTTGAGAGAAGGG from Flammeovirga yaeyamensis includes these protein-coding regions:
- a CDS encoding InlB B-repeat-containing protein; the encoded protein is MKRLTTFFLVYLLAFITNAQEIPTKGDGSIANPYLIENLNQLKWLSEGDTDISDETRWSMHYQLVSDIDATDTKNWNEGLGYRPIGNSTNPFNGSFNGNDFTISNLYSNRPSERYIGLFGFCNAALIENIQLVNVELVCERFAGALAGKIENTTKVEHIVASGQVSGQRGIGGVFGEINFTSEANYILSFTNVEVVEGEKNVGGVTGVFYNNSFIRHAYAVGTVKGASDIGPIVGAGHLANADKLCVIENSYWDKETTGLTTQEAVEDERGLTTAQFSDATNFPDWDFDQVFEVATHSYDSQQRPYFKWLNQVRLLVYNPQTNVGSTTGQGRYTKNEVVELAAIPNSASVEFSHWIHQEEEVSTLPTIEVTMDQPKLYQPLFEATTYIITTSPSQRGTIIPETAEVTEDSEVTFTITPNLGYEIKEVLINGESIGAVYDFSLSGITQDTHIEMLFDPIAYSIPEGEGTETNPYLISTLEELRWVSEGDTTSEVGEGQRWRYYFQLIRNIDVADSKNWHAGKGFKPLGNLDKPFRGHFDGQGYTLENIFINKPSERYLGVFGYGSEGASIKNMKVQNIDITGDRYLGGLIGKADNMIIEHVSAEGELKGARILGGIVGDLNQGAQLSYATSFVDILIPDDERNTGGIAGTAYNSATIAQSYAVGLVTGGSNTGGIVGNGHSNIVVTNSYWDKETTGQTRSHNSEDTFGKSTSEFENESTFAGWDFTSTWRIITNEECDEHPRPYLSMHYLTKVMAYANRSHWGTVNGNGAYESGEEVRLQAAANNGFYFIEWQKGGEFLTDSQNVTITVGENDEHFVAVFGATQYEIDVEHSENGKVVPGSTVVNHLDDITFQFIPDEGYDVDYAIINNDTIRGIYEYTFQAVTHGHVIFVQFKEYEPFIYTIPAIAGDGGSIAPELGRVEEGQDIEFIITPIAGYIVEDVFVNGQSMGPLTSYVFEEVWDNHTISASFRRDDINSIDDRIGYIKAYPNPVQSRLTLEVKNQSRIQLVDVYGRVMIDQEYPIGTHQMDLSKCTNGIYLLIVDGQYYTKIKKF
- a CDS encoding sulfatase family protein, producing MKSNLILTLLVSIFLTSHSYAQKKQPNFLIIVADDLGYGDLGVYGAKDVLSPNIDKLAKEGTQYTNFHTTSSVCSPSRASMYTGKTPDLVGVPGVVRVNESNSFGYFDPSATTIMDLLKEKTSYETSLIGKWHLGHQSPNLPNDRGFDFFHGWLVGMTDYYEHIRYKQNWMRKNQEELDTKGHVTDLFTDWALDYLDQDRKDPFMMFLTYTAPHSPLQPPADYLEKVMKREKGISEKRAKYVALIEHMDKRIGDVVAKLKEKGELDNTVIMFLSDNGGALNHGANNGEFKGQKGDLYEGGLRVPFIVRWNEIENKGKASDAYVSITDIFPTVARIAGVSYEEELSGIDQTNLFKKGEIQKEDRVDIAVRRGNRSNCVDGSVFYSVQKNGWKYVQNSACEPYVFYNMNKDKNEQHPIPAEDLKKKMKNFDKILRKHIVNSGKTPWAK
- a CDS encoding beta-mannosidase, with translation MRFGQNKILLLLFMMIGWQLSAQTIEQKITADWKFAQADRKEWLDAKVPGCVHTDLLRHKKIADPFFGENEKKVQWIDKKDWIYKTSFNNSIEDTQKQELIFEGLDTYADVYLNDKKILSADNMFRSWTVDVSHIIKKGKNEIKIYFHSPIKKGTPLWDAVGYPLYAINDDAKTGNTGDRKLSVMTRKAGYHYGWDWGPRLVTSGIYRPITLKSWKNSRIDNIRYTQSNITAKNVDVKTEVNIKSVIPGNIEVVILDAVKGKKYASEFYNVKEGDQTLALDFKIKNPKLWWSNGLGDQHLYPIKVQIKSDGQLLDENVQNIGIRTVELVTEKDQIGESFKIRLNGHDIFMKGTNYIPGDMFLDRVSDEKMEETIKACADANMNMIRVWGGGTYEKDLFYDLCDKYGLLVWQDFMFACSLYPGDEAFVENVKQEVKDNVIRLRNHPSLAMWCGNNEIEWAWFGWGIQKELNLSEADSTKIINDYFRLFTKEIPDVLHQHDDKDYWASSPYFRKYGDHLETKGDRHLWDVWKGPKPMDYYKTHVPRFMSEYGYQSFPEVQVMKKYVKEDEVNLWSKGMRNHQKAKYGNKRIMKNLTREFGIDGKDFEKFTYISQLYQGYDLKFAIETHRRNMPHCMGSLYWQVNDCWPVASWASIDYEGNWKSAHYRIQDAYKNKISTVSLDEGVYNIYVVSDELKDESAELKVQVLDFDGNTVLEQKKKVALKANTSSLAHSIKAEDLPEQKNNLVMVTTLTQKNKIIHRNEFYSVKSKDLALSKDYDLQKEVTANSDGSYTIKLSSNKLLRGVRVNSKDHSGCLTDNYFDLLPREVKVINWVPSKESNTNVSFDFHTLNDEQKTNL
- a CDS encoding arylsulfatase translates to MKERFLKILIFGMTLLSGSVFAQQKYNIVMIMTDDQGYGDLGVTGNPYISTPNIDALAEENITLNHYYVNAVCAPTRASFLTGRHNLATGVNWVTRRKEVMNESEVTIAELFKTADYKTGLFGKWHNGSTYPHNPVGQGFDDFLGFCAGHWNNYFDAELETETGDFVKTEGYISDVLTDRAIEFIDKNKEEPFLCFIPYNAPHAPFQVADKYYDKYAEMGLDERTAAVYGMCENIDDNVGRLITHLKENNLWENTIFIYTTDNGPNGDRYNAEMKGKKATVHEGGVRVPMYMRIPGYGKVEIDELTAHIDIFPTLAALCGVKVPENLDIHGLNISPLLKGDSNNFDKRSIFTHNQPWHFAEAPAGAVRTEQYRLVFSKDNDTTLYDLNVDPSQLKDIRNDHPEVTNQLAADYHQWFMNVTPNGKEPKAERIQLGHDKSPKTILEAVDGTTKNKVRYQGKGWSNDWARNFKNKKGVIQWDVKVVEEGDYAIQMLYSCSDEFKGFKIFVEAGEQHTTRIMDKAFETQVVEMPDREARTEMNEYTWGTLKLGKLHLKKGKHTIKVRVSNDIQPNNNFRLKQLIVKKNQQS
- a CDS encoding sulfatase family protein, whose product is MKLLTKISIILLICSTSLFAQKSEKPNIIIINMDDMGYADLSCYPGSKNSTPNMDALSAEGTTFTNFYAGSNICSPSRAALLTGMYPPRAGVPKVYLNTPKGISFKLTTMAEMLKDNGYETAIVGKWHLGHYPEFLPTNHGFNYFYGLPFSHDLKVDGKLPFYERNEVIEYNPDISMLTARYTMKAVEFIKENKDEPFFLYLAHNMPHTPLAASAKFKGKSNNGLYGDVIMEIDWSIGEVISTLKELGLEENTLVVISSDNGPSLKQGDGSGNAGNLREGKGTTFEGGHRVPGIFYMPGTVKAQMSDAFTSQIDIYPTVAEMTGATLPEYKIDGVNILSTLTEGAASPRKEYFYFQGKSIEAMRKGDLKVHKPHKYRTPNPERQVVNSENGKLKVFTKEIEASVFDLSKDESEAKNIKQKKEEFYNKSIKRMKSFNNKLKNNKFEPELKETK